The following proteins are encoded in a genomic region of Deltaproteobacteria bacterium:
- a CDS encoding alpha/beta hydrolase, translating to MAYDPFARGTLPVGVRTFNWSDPSRGDRLLPVEVWYPATEAHRGQDLAEATRDAYELIPGFPPGWQEAVRDAGPRGGSYPLVAFSHGFGAHRRQSTFLCTHLASHGYVVAAMDHTGNTIFEVVQMMMAAQMGGPIPDPGATLSELIPARPADVSFVIDRMLAGVEGVPAIEAERIGMSGHSFGGWTTLMVAGRDARVRAALPLAPAGGWTPLPAEPLQRALVLDWARDVPTLYLVADSDTLLPLRGMHELYQRTMSPKRMVVLENADHMHFCDQIEQIHELFRTMPPPIFDQVASAIKPIGELCAPDSAYRFVRGLGLAHMDAHVRGIEPAARFLGGDIAATLRDRGVVVAVV from the coding sequence ATGGCCTACGATCCCTTCGCGCGCGGTACCCTTCCCGTCGGCGTCCGGACCTTCAACTGGAGTGACCCCTCCCGGGGCGATCGGCTCCTGCCCGTCGAGGTGTGGTACCCCGCGACCGAGGCGCATCGCGGGCAGGACCTCGCCGAGGCGACCCGCGACGCCTACGAGCTGATCCCCGGCTTTCCCCCGGGCTGGCAGGAGGCCGTACGCGACGCGGGGCCGCGCGGCGGCTCGTATCCGTTGGTCGCGTTCTCGCACGGCTTCGGGGCCCATCGCCGCCAGTCGACGTTCCTCTGCACGCACCTCGCGAGCCACGGCTACGTCGTCGCCGCCATGGACCACACGGGCAACACCATCTTCGAGGTCGTGCAGATGATGATGGCGGCGCAGATGGGCGGTCCGATCCCGGACCCGGGCGCGACCCTCTCCGAGCTCATCCCGGCGCGTCCCGCGGACGTGAGCTTCGTGATCGACCGCATGCTGGCGGGCGTCGAAGGCGTTCCGGCCATCGAGGCCGAGCGCATCGGCATGAGCGGCCACAGCTTCGGGGGCTGGACGACGCTCATGGTGGCCGGACGCGACGCGCGCGTGCGCGCGGCGTTGCCGCTCGCGCCGGCGGGCGGCTGGACGCCGCTGCCGGCCGAGCCGCTGCAGCGCGCGCTCGTCCTCGACTGGGCCCGCGACGTGCCGACGCTCTATCTCGTCGCCGACTCGGACACGCTCTTGCCGCTCCGCGGCATGCACGAGCTCTACCAGCGCACGATGTCGCCGAAGCGCATGGTCGTTCTCGAGAACGCCGACCACATGCACTTCTGCGACCAGATCGAGCAGATTCACGAGCTCTTCCGCACGATGCCGCCGCCGATCTTCGATCAGGTGGCGAGCGCCATCAAGCCGATCGGCGAGCTGTGCGCACCAGACAGCGCGTATCGGTTCGTCCGCGGCCTCGGCCTCGCGCACATGGATGCGCACGTGCGCGGCATCGAGCCCGCCGCGCGCTTCCTCGGCGGCGACATCGCCGCGACGCTGCGCGATCGCGGGGTCGTGGTCGCGGTCGTGTGA
- a CDS encoding alpha/beta hydrolase, with product MSVVDAGPAVPFREDRVRLGDGRTIGIAEYGNPRGRAILWFPGTPGGRRQVPPRAIAEAQARGLRLVGVERPGIGDSTPHLHGSVLDWAEDVREVVDDLGIDRFALVGLSGGGPYVLGCAHRLASRVVAGAVLGGVAPAVGAEAAPGGAMRLAARLRVFLHALREPLGFTVWAAAFAFRPVASAVFDLAVSAMPPGDQQVMRRPEMKAMFLDDMLRAGREQLRAPIYDLVLFTRDWGFSPRDLRVPIRFWHGDADPLVPLEHAHHLAALVPGAELRVRPGEGHMGNLDAAEEILDALLALWPDEPAPSPAR from the coding sequence ATGAGCGTCGTCGATGCCGGCCCGGCCGTACCCTTTCGCGAGGACCGTGTGCGGCTCGGCGACGGGCGCACCATCGGCATCGCGGAGTACGGAAACCCGCGCGGCCGCGCCATCTTGTGGTTTCCCGGAACACCGGGCGGAAGGCGGCAGGTGCCGCCACGGGCGATCGCCGAGGCGCAGGCGCGTGGGCTGCGATTGGTCGGAGTCGAGCGGCCCGGCATCGGCGACTCGACGCCGCATCTCCACGGGTCCGTGCTGGACTGGGCCGAGGACGTCCGGGAGGTCGTCGACGACCTCGGCATCGACCGCTTCGCCCTCGTCGGCCTGTCGGGTGGCGGGCCGTACGTGTTGGGGTGTGCGCATCGGCTTGCGAGCCGCGTCGTGGCCGGCGCGGTGCTCGGTGGGGTGGCTCCGGCCGTCGGTGCGGAGGCGGCCCCGGGGGGCGCCATGCGGCTCGCAGCGCGCCTCCGGGTGTTCTTGCACGCGCTGCGCGAACCTCTCGGCTTCACCGTCTGGGCGGCCGCGTTCGCGTTCCGGCCGGTCGCCTCGGCGGTCTTCGATCTCGCGGTGAGCGCCATGCCGCCGGGGGATCAGCAGGTGATGCGTCGGCCCGAGATGAAGGCGATGTTCCTCGACGACATGCTGCGCGCGGGACGGGAACAACTGCGCGCGCCGATCTACGACCTCGTTCTCTTCACGCGCGATTGGGGGTTCTCTCCACGCGATCTCCGAGTGCCGATCCGGTTCTGGCACGGTGACGCCGACCCGCTCGTCCCGCTCGAGCACGCGCATCATCTGGCTGCGCTCGTTCCCGGTGCGGAGCTGCGCGTGCGCCCCGGCGAGGGGCACATGGGAAACCTCGACGCCGCCGAGGAGATCCTCGACGCCTTGCTCGCGCTCTGGCCCGACGAGCCCGCCCCGTCGCCGGCGCGCTGA
- a CDS encoding SDR family oxidoreductase, which translates to MSSPQEFTLITGASSGIGEALARRLAAERRSVALVARRTDRLERLAGELRAAHGSEVQVLTADLAKPGAGEALQAETERRGIVVDWLVNNAGFGTHGRFHELPVAREIEEIQLNVAALVELTGRFLPGMVERRRGAVMNVASVGGFGPGPFMATYCATKAFVLSFTESLAAELRGTGVHVLCVCPGFTRTEFQEKVDTFDTASMPSFVWMTADQVAEQAIAAVGQRSVLVNGLMNAVAAGLYKHLPAGITTRLVGGMMKPKDA; encoded by the coding sequence ATGTCGTCACCACAGGAGTTCACCCTCATCACCGGCGCGTCGAGCGGCATCGGCGAGGCGCTGGCGCGCCGGCTCGCCGCCGAGCGCCGCTCCGTCGCTCTCGTCGCGCGCCGCACCGACCGTCTCGAGCGTCTGGCCGGCGAGCTCCGCGCCGCGCATGGCAGCGAGGTGCAGGTCCTCACCGCCGACCTCGCCAAGCCCGGCGCCGGCGAAGCGCTGCAAGCGGAGACCGAGCGGCGCGGCATCGTCGTCGACTGGCTCGTCAACAACGCCGGCTTCGGCACGCACGGGCGCTTCCACGAGCTCCCCGTCGCCCGCGAGATCGAGGAGATCCAGTTGAACGTCGCGGCGCTCGTCGAGCTCACCGGCCGTTTCCTGCCCGGAATGGTCGAGCGCCGGCGCGGGGCGGTCATGAACGTCGCGTCGGTCGGCGGCTTCGGTCCGGGTCCCTTCATGGCGACCTACTGCGCGACCAAGGCGTTCGTGCTGAGCTTCACGGAGTCGCTCGCCGCGGAGCTCCGCGGCACGGGCGTGCACGTCCTCTGCGTCTGCCCCGGTTTCACCCGCACGGAATTCCAGGAGAAGGTCGACACCTTCGACACGGCGAGCATGCCGTCCTTCGTGTGGATGACCGCCGACCAGGTCGCCGAGCAGGCGATTGCGGCCGTCGGACAGCGCTCGGTCCTGGTGAACGGCCTCATGAACGCGGTCGCGGCGGGGCTCTACAAGCACCTGCCGGCCGGCATCACGACGCGCCTCGTCGGCGGCATGATGAAGCCGAAGGACGCATAA
- a CDS encoding transporter substrate-binding domain-containing protein: MTRRGRTALVACAVLLLATSGCAARRPVPGAAAAAPLRVGTSGDYPPFSLRGADGAWDGFDVAVARAYADARGRRLELVPFRWPELAARLAAGEFDVAMSGITVRADRLLVGTMTVATARSEAVVLVRRDAVGAARVDRAGVRIAVNHGGHLERVARTRLRHATLVPVDDNRRLPELLAARAVDAVVTDTLEAATFPADAFVVAARLSRDRKAYWAAPGRETLAADLDAWLLASEHDGALGRLRDTWLAGANAPILAPELARVVDLAARRLMLMPAVAAAKRAAGTPIVDPAREAEVIARAVARARAAGLDGRAAARFARAQIDAARAVQGAARPASAPAHGAPTLAALRPRIDALDEATVAALVAARTAAVRADHAALATTLRADADVDGFDEAHAGAIAAAIVALVASPAEQIGR; the protein is encoded by the coding sequence GTGACGCGCCGGGGTCGAACCGCCCTCGTCGCCTGCGCCGTCCTACTGCTGGCGACGAGCGGGTGCGCGGCGCGGCGGCCGGTCCCGGGCGCGGCGGCAGCGGCACCGCTCCGCGTCGGCACGAGCGGCGATTATCCGCCCTTCTCGCTGCGCGGCGCCGACGGCGCGTGGGACGGCTTCGACGTCGCCGTCGCGCGCGCGTACGCGGACGCCCGCGGCCGACGCCTCGAGCTCGTGCCGTTCCGCTGGCCCGAGCTCGCCGCCCGACTCGCCGCCGGCGAGTTCGACGTCGCGATGAGCGGCATCACCGTCCGCGCCGACCGCCTCCTCGTCGGCACGATGACGGTGGCGACCGCGCGTTCGGAAGCGGTCGTGCTCGTGCGCCGCGACGCCGTAGGGGCGGCGCGCGTCGATCGTGCCGGCGTCCGGATCGCGGTGAACCACGGCGGGCACCTCGAGCGCGTGGCGCGCACCCGGCTCCGCCACGCCACGCTCGTGCCCGTCGACGACAACCGCCGCCTCCCGGAGCTGCTCGCCGCGCGCGCCGTCGATGCGGTGGTGACGGACACGCTCGAAGCGGCGACCTTCCCGGCCGACGCGTTCGTGGTGGCGGCGCGCCTCAGCCGCGACCGCAAGGCGTACTGGGCCGCACCGGGGCGGGAGACGCTCGCCGCGGATCTCGACGCGTGGCTCCTCGCGTCCGAGCACGACGGCGCGCTCGGGCGCCTGCGAGACACCTGGCTCGCGGGCGCGAACGCACCGATCCTCGCGCCCGAGCTCGCCCGCGTCGTGGACCTCGCCGCGCGCCGCCTCATGCTGATGCCGGCGGTCGCGGCGGCGAAGCGCGCCGCCGGCACGCCAATCGTCGATCCGGCCCGCGAGGCCGAGGTCATCGCGCGCGCCGTCGCGCGGGCGCGCGCCGCGGGACTCGACGGCAGAGCCGCCGCGCGCTTCGCGCGCGCGCAGATCGACGCCGCCCGCGCCGTACAGGGAGCGGCGCGTCCCGCGTCCGCGCCGGCCCACGGCGCGCCGACCCTCGCCGCGCTCCGCCCGCGCATCGACGCGCTCGACGAAGCAACGGTCGCGGCGCTGGTCGCGGCGCGCACCGCGGCGGTGCGCGCGGACCACGCCGCGCTCGCGACGACGCTCCGCGCCGACGCGGACGTCGACGGCTTCGACGAGGCCCACGCGGGCGCGATCGCCGCCGCGATCGTCGCGCTCGTCGCGAGCCCCGCGGAGCAGATCGGGCGTTGA
- a CDS encoding alpha/beta hydrolase, which translates to MADRRDAPTWFTDALAAPRGERFLEVEGCRIRYLTWGDSTKPGLVLVHGGAAHAEWWSFLAPQLASQYHVVAPELSGHGDSGQREAYPREVWAREVMAVATDARIVGAPMLVGHSLGGFVSIVAASLYGDRLAGAIIVDSPVRRPDPESEEGARGRAFRNPKTYADLETAIQHFHLIPPQPCENAFIVDHVARHSLKRTDAGWTWKFDPRVFVKTSLVPMSDYLAKVRCRVCVFRGELSFLVPPEIAEYMYGLLDRNAPIVEIPQAHHHLILDQPLAFIAALRAVLADWEHSVPRRPPL; encoded by the coding sequence ATGGCGGATCGTCGCGACGCGCCCACGTGGTTCACCGACGCGCTCGCGGCGCCCCGCGGCGAGCGCTTCCTCGAGGTCGAGGGCTGCCGCATCCGGTATCTCACGTGGGGGGATTCCACGAAGCCGGGCCTCGTGCTCGTGCACGGCGGCGCGGCGCACGCGGAGTGGTGGAGCTTCCTGGCGCCGCAGCTCGCCTCGCAGTACCACGTCGTCGCGCCGGAGCTCTCCGGCCACGGCGACAGCGGGCAGCGCGAGGCGTACCCGCGCGAGGTGTGGGCGCGGGAGGTGATGGCGGTCGCGACCGACGCGCGGATCGTCGGCGCGCCGATGCTCGTCGGACACAGCCTCGGCGGCTTCGTGAGCATCGTCGCGGCCTCGCTCTACGGCGACCGGCTGGCGGGCGCGATCATCGTCGACTCGCCGGTGCGGCGGCCCGATCCGGAGAGCGAGGAGGGCGCGCGCGGGCGCGCGTTCCGCAACCCCAAGACGTACGCCGACCTCGAGACCGCCATCCAGCACTTCCACCTCATTCCGCCGCAGCCGTGCGAGAACGCCTTCATCGTGGACCACGTCGCGCGGCACTCGCTGAAGCGGACCGACGCGGGCTGGACCTGGAAGTTCGATCCGCGCGTCTTCGTGAAGACGTCGCTCGTGCCGATGAGCGACTACCTGGCGAAGGTGCGCTGCCGGGTCTGCGTCTTCCGGGGCGAGCTCAGCTTCCTCGTGCCGCCCGAGATCGCCGAGTACATGTACGGGCTCCTCGATCGGAATGCGCCGATCGTCGAGATCCCGCAGGCGCATCATCACCTCATTCTCGACCAGCCCCTCGCGTTCATCGCCGCCCTGCGCGCGGTGCTCGCCGACTGGGAGCACAGCGTGCCGCGCCGTCCGCCGCTCTGA
- a CDS encoding 4a-hydroxytetrahydrobiopterin dehydratase, which yields MSDDVCDLTAKECVPCRGGVPPLAADERARLLRQLGHDWRVVDGHHLEKAFAFPDFASALAFTNRVGGLAEREGHHPDIHLAWGKVRITIWTHKIDGLTESDFVLAAKTEQLPRT from the coding sequence ATGAGCGACGACGTCTGCGATCTCACCGCGAAGGAGTGCGTGCCGTGCCGGGGAGGCGTTCCCCCGCTCGCGGCCGACGAGCGCGCGCGCCTGCTCCGCCAGCTCGGCCACGACTGGCGGGTCGTCGACGGCCATCACCTCGAGAAGGCGTTCGCCTTCCCGGACTTCGCGAGCGCCCTCGCCTTCACGAACCGCGTCGGCGGGCTCGCCGAGCGCGAGGGCCACCACCCCGACATCCACCTCGCCTGGGGCAAGGTCCGGATCACGATCTGGACCCACAAGATCGACGGGCTCACCGAGAGCGACTTCGTGCTGGCGGCGAAGACCGAGCAGCTGCCGCGGACGTAG
- a CDS encoding HDOD domain-containing protein has translation MTEPASALIPPASRSEALPGPLRERIAERIAQGSLDIPMLPQVAGEILAQGSAEGADVRRLSDLLHRDQALAGHVLRVANSAAFGGDVRIQSIQQALIRIGLVQMREIVVTVALHGKVFRSASHQGLTAELWRHATLTGLFAKEIARQLRANVEAAFVCGLLHDVGKPVVLGLLLDVCKETRHTASHAACEAILEDFHVQVGSLLGERWALPDDVRQAIAHHHETETPDGFGKFVRMTALADVIAYAAAKSDEEYEVERGLLAGHPLFAALNLYPDDVEALFAKRAAILAHAQAFTS, from the coding sequence ATGACCGAGCCCGCGTCCGCGCTGATTCCTCCGGCGTCCCGAAGCGAAGCGCTCCCGGGACCCCTGCGCGAGCGGATCGCCGAGCGCATCGCACAGGGGAGCCTCGACATCCCGATGCTGCCGCAAGTCGCAGGGGAGATCCTTGCGCAAGGCAGCGCGGAGGGGGCCGACGTGCGCCGGCTTTCCGATCTCCTGCACCGCGATCAGGCCCTCGCAGGTCACGTCCTGCGGGTCGCGAACTCGGCCGCGTTCGGCGGGGACGTTCGCATCCAGTCGATCCAACAGGCGCTGATCCGCATCGGGCTCGTGCAGATGCGCGAGATCGTCGTCACCGTCGCGCTGCACGGCAAGGTCTTCCGCAGCGCCAGCCACCAGGGGCTCACCGCCGAGCTCTGGCGCCATGCGACCCTGACCGGACTCTTCGCCAAGGAGATCGCACGCCAGTTGCGGGCCAACGTCGAGGCGGCGTTCGTGTGCGGCCTGCTGCACGACGTCGGGAAGCCCGTCGTGCTCGGTCTGCTCCTCGACGTGTGCAAGGAGACCAGGCACACGGCGTCGCACGCCGCATGCGAGGCGATCCTCGAGGACTTCCACGTGCAGGTCGGCTCGCTTCTCGGAGAACGGTGGGCCCTGCCCGACGACGTGCGGCAAGCGATCGCCCACCACCACGAGACCGAGACGCCGGACGGTTTCGGGAAGTTCGTGCGGATGACGGCGCTCGCCGACGTGATCGCCTACGCGGCGGCCAAGAGCGACGAGGAGTACGAAGTCGAGCGCGGGCTGCTCGCCGGCCACCCGCTCTTTGCGGCCCTGAATCTCTATCCCGACGACGTCGAGGCGCTGTTCGCGAAGCGCGCGGCGATCCTCGCGCACGCGCAGGCCTTCACGTCGTGA
- the sthA gene encoding Si-specific NAD(P)(+) transhydrogenase: MTDRYDLVVIGSGPAGQKAAIQGAKAGCRVAIVERGAAVGGECVQRGTIPSKTLRETAVALASFRQRSGNVLDLQMPEGTKISSLLTRLDEVVQSHQRYIGDQLRRNGIDLIHGRARFVSPVEVEVQSVQGARRRLAAGTIVIAVGSTPRVPPNVPIDHEHVLDSDSILSLQYLPRSLTVIGAGVIASEYASIFATLGVQVTMVDKAPRPLGFLDPELTDRFVAEFERSGARYVANAAIASVAADGISVVTTLESGEVLTSDKLLCALGRVASVDGLNLTAAGLAANTRGLIEVDAHLRTVVPHIYAVGDVIGPPALATSAMEQGRRAVCHAMGLPAGLSGETMPVGVYTIPEMACVGLDEAAARERHGEILVGRAAFREIARGHISNARDGFLKMVAAADGSRVLGVQIIGEGATELVHLGQLAMIGAQPVEVFIENIFNFPTLAEAYRVAALDLLSRRADAGLRLRHAAAPVEERDGARVP, from the coding sequence GTGACGGATCGATACGACCTCGTCGTCATCGGCAGCGGCCCGGCGGGTCAGAAGGCCGCGATCCAAGGCGCCAAGGCGGGATGCCGGGTCGCCATCGTCGAGCGCGGAGCCGCGGTCGGCGGCGAGTGCGTCCAGCGCGGCACCATTCCGAGCAAGACGCTGCGCGAGACCGCCGTCGCGCTCGCGAGCTTCCGGCAGCGGAGCGGCAACGTGCTCGATCTCCAGATGCCGGAAGGCACCAAGATCTCGAGTCTGCTGACGCGCCTCGACGAGGTCGTTCAGAGCCACCAGCGGTACATCGGCGATCAGCTGCGCCGAAACGGCATCGATCTGATCCACGGCCGCGCGCGCTTCGTGTCGCCGGTCGAAGTCGAGGTGCAGAGCGTTCAGGGTGCGCGGCGGCGGCTCGCGGCGGGCACGATCGTCATCGCCGTCGGCTCGACGCCGCGCGTCCCCCCGAACGTGCCGATCGACCACGAGCACGTCCTCGACAGCGATTCCATCCTGTCGCTGCAGTACTTGCCGCGCTCGCTCACGGTGATCGGCGCGGGCGTGATCGCGAGCGAATACGCGAGCATCTTCGCGACCCTCGGCGTGCAGGTCACGATGGTGGACAAGGCGCCGCGGCCGCTCGGCTTCCTGGATCCCGAGCTCACCGATCGCTTCGTGGCGGAGTTCGAGCGGAGCGGGGCGCGCTACGTCGCCAACGCCGCTATCGCCTCGGTTGCGGCCGACGGCATCTCCGTGGTCACGACGCTTGAGAGCGGCGAGGTCCTGACTTCCGACAAGCTGCTCTGCGCGCTCGGGCGGGTCGCGTCGGTGGACGGGTTGAACCTCACGGCCGCCGGCCTCGCCGCCAACACGCGCGGATTGATCGAGGTCGACGCGCACCTCCGGACGGTCGTGCCCCACATCTACGCCGTCGGCGACGTCATCGGACCTCCGGCGCTCGCGACGAGCGCCATGGAGCAAGGACGGCGCGCCGTCTGCCACGCGATGGGTCTTCCCGCCGGCTTGTCCGGCGAGACGATGCCAGTCGGGGTCTACACGATCCCGGAGATGGCGTGCGTCGGGCTCGACGAGGCCGCCGCCCGCGAGCGCCACGGCGAGATCCTGGTCGGCCGCGCCGCGTTCAGGGAGATCGCGCGCGGACACATCTCGAACGCCCGCGACGGCTTTCTCAAGATGGTGGCCGCCGCCGACGGATCGCGCGTCCTCGGCGTGCAGATCATCGGCGAGGGAGCAACCGAGCTCGTGCACCTCGGGCAGCTCGCGATGATCGGCGCGCAACCCGTCGAAGTGTTCATCGAGAACATCTTCAACTTCCCGACGCTGGCCGAGGCGTATCGCGTGGCGGCGCTCGACCTGCTCTCGCGCCGCGCCGACGCGGGGCTCCGCCTCCGACACGCGGCCGCGCCGGTCGAGGAGCGGGACGGCGCCCGGGTTCCCTAG
- a CDS encoding AMP-binding protein, whose amino-acid sequence MSEPLQFMASFTLNAQLEARAAHEVCGPKVFLMQDDRTWTYRQLRDEALRTAHFLRARLEPVSAAAPGHVAMMLENHFELVSLLFGCAYAGYTLFGINTGLRGETLAGVVNQSRARMLIVDERLLPEVERVGSLLTTVPSENVLVLRGRAAGDPPSLPAGSDWLAVMAKEVGPVGAKLEPPAVEVEPTSNLMVIYTSGTTGLPKGINNNHMKLCAVGIGVSTNLGLGQDDVGYACMPLFHSNSIFIGLMPAFWVGGALGINERFSATKFTPDVFRYGVTNWNYVGEPVHYVLAALAKQYGGDEKKIAAEVTNHPKNRFTYAVGNGAAPPDIDKFMRWFGLEDMFELYGSTEAAISTFRRKGDPRGSVGEITDPAVKILNEKGAECPPAELGADGKILNYHDAVGEICRVAADTSLFQGYFDNPDANSSKYRDGVYHSGDLGHVLARDGKRFLYFDGRTDDWIRKDGENFSALQVARLLQEHPDVVLAAAYGVPCSVSDELVMAALKIRDGVAFDPKAFFAYCEQQITGGSMDRKWFPDFIRLVDEFEYTNTAKILVRNLKKVHFCRKRLPDAPLFWRTRASSAYQPFSVADYDGLRATFAKAERLELLDR is encoded by the coding sequence GTGTCCGAACCGCTCCAATTCATGGCGTCGTTCACGCTCAATGCGCAGCTCGAGGCGCGCGCCGCGCACGAGGTGTGCGGCCCGAAGGTCTTCCTCATGCAGGACGACCGGACCTGGACCTATCGCCAGCTGCGCGACGAGGCGCTGCGGACCGCGCACTTCCTGCGCGCCAGGCTCGAGCCCGTGAGCGCCGCCGCGCCGGGGCACGTGGCGATGATGCTCGAGAACCATTTCGAGCTCGTGTCGCTGCTCTTCGGCTGCGCGTACGCGGGCTACACGCTCTTCGGCATCAACACCGGGCTCCGCGGCGAGACGCTCGCCGGCGTCGTCAACCAGTCGCGTGCGCGCATGCTGATCGTCGACGAGCGCCTGCTGCCGGAGGTGGAGCGGGTGGGGAGCCTCCTCACGACGGTGCCGAGCGAGAACGTCCTCGTGCTGCGCGGGCGCGCCGCCGGCGATCCGCCGTCGCTTCCCGCCGGCAGCGACTGGCTCGCGGTGATGGCGAAGGAAGTGGGGCCGGTCGGCGCGAAGCTCGAGCCCCCGGCGGTCGAGGTCGAGCCGACGAGCAATCTCATGGTCATCTACACGTCCGGCACGACGGGACTGCCGAAGGGCATCAACAACAACCACATGAAGCTCTGCGCGGTCGGCATCGGCGTCTCGACGAACCTCGGGCTCGGCCAGGACGACGTCGGCTACGCCTGCATGCCGCTCTTCCATTCGAACTCGATCTTCATCGGCTTGATGCCGGCGTTCTGGGTCGGCGGCGCGCTCGGGATCAACGAGCGCTTCAGCGCGACCAAGTTCACGCCCGACGTCTTCCGCTACGGGGTGACGAACTGGAACTACGTCGGGGAGCCCGTGCACTACGTGCTGGCGGCGCTCGCGAAGCAGTACGGCGGCGACGAGAAGAAGATCGCGGCCGAGGTCACGAACCACCCGAAGAACCGCTTCACCTACGCGGTCGGCAACGGCGCGGCGCCGCCCGACATCGACAAGTTCATGAGGTGGTTCGGACTCGAGGACATGTTCGAGCTCTACGGCTCGACCGAGGCCGCGATCTCGACCTTCCGTCGCAAGGGCGACCCGCGCGGCTCGGTCGGCGAGATCACCGATCCCGCCGTGAAGATTCTGAACGAGAAGGGCGCGGAGTGTCCGCCCGCCGAGCTCGGCGCCGACGGCAAGATCCTCAACTACCACGACGCGGTCGGCGAGATCTGCCGCGTCGCCGCCGACACCAGCCTCTTCCAGGGCTACTTCGACAATCCCGACGCCAACAGCAGCAAGTACCGCGACGGCGTCTATCACTCGGGCGATCTCGGCCATGTCCTCGCGCGCGACGGCAAGCGCTTCCTCTATTTCGACGGCCGCACCGACGACTGGATCCGCAAGGACGGCGAGAACTTCTCGGCGCTCCAGGTCGCGCGGCTCCTGCAGGAGCACCCCGACGTGGTGCTTGCCGCCGCCTACGGCGTGCCGTGCTCGGTCTCCGACGAACTCGTCATGGCGGCGCTCAAGATCCGCGATGGAGTGGCGTTCGATCCGAAGGCGTTCTTCGCCTACTGCGAGCAGCAGATCACGGGCGGCAGCATGGATCGGAAGTGGTTTCCCGACTTCATCCGGCTCGTCGACGAGTTCGAGTACACCAACACGGCGAAGATCCTCGTCCGCAACCTGAAGAAGGTGCACTTCTGCCGAAAGCGGCTGCCCGACGCGCCGCTCTTCTGGCGGACCCGCGCGTCGAGCGCCTATCAACCGTTTTCGGTCGCGGACTACGACGGCCTGCGCGCGACCTTCGCGAAGGCCGAGCGGCTGGAGCTCCTCGATCGGTGA